A single Bosea sp. PAMC 26642 DNA region contains:
- a CDS encoding LysR family transcriptional regulator, translated as MDRFEAMSVLLAVVEAGSLSAGARHLRVPLATVSRKVAELERHLGTRLVVRTSRGLALTDTGRAYVAASRRILGQLEEAEREAAGEYSAPRGALHVTAPIAFGQLHLMPIALSFLAAQPEITLRLMLADQQVSLVDEHVDVALRIGHLADSALIATRVGTVRRVICASPAYLAGHGVPRVPEDLARHDGISFQGFATSPEWRYRGDSAAFAVEPHQRLAVNTTDAAIQAALADLGIIRVLSYQVADELRFGRLQVLLPEFAPEPLPVNLVYPKAELLPLKVRCFLDWAVPRLRARMAGLEAEDP; from the coding sequence ATGGACCGGTTCGAGGCTATGTCGGTGCTGCTGGCCGTTGTCGAAGCGGGCAGCCTCTCAGCCGGCGCGCGGCACCTGCGCGTCCCGCTTGCCACGGTCAGCCGCAAGGTGGCGGAACTCGAACGGCATTTGGGCACCCGGCTGGTGGTACGCACCAGCCGGGGGCTTGCCCTGACCGATACGGGCCGCGCCTATGTCGCCGCCTCACGGCGTATCCTCGGACAGCTGGAGGAGGCCGAGCGAGAGGCCGCCGGCGAATACAGTGCGCCGCGCGGCGCGCTGCATGTCACCGCGCCGATCGCCTTCGGACAGCTCCACCTGATGCCGATCGCGCTGAGCTTCCTGGCGGCGCAGCCGGAGATCACCTTGCGTCTTATGCTAGCGGACCAGCAGGTCAGTCTGGTGGACGAGCATGTCGATGTGGCCCTGCGCATCGGGCATTTGGCGGACAGCGCACTGATTGCCACGCGAGTGGGCACGGTGCGCCGGGTCATCTGCGCCAGCCCCGCCTACCTCGCCGGGCACGGCGTTCCGCGCGTGCCGGAGGATCTGGCGCGGCACGACGGCATAAGCTTCCAGGGCTTCGCCACATCGCCGGAATGGCGCTACCGGGGAGACAGTGCGGCCTTCGCGGTCGAGCCGCACCAAAGGCTGGCCGTGAACACGACGGACGCGGCCATCCAGGCAGCCCTGGCCGATCTGGGGATCATCCGCGTGCTGTCCTATCAGGTGGCGGACGAGTTGCGGTTCGGCCGATTGCAGGTCCTGCTGCCGGAGTTCGCGCCGGAGCCGCTGCCGGTCAACCTCGTCTATCCGAAGGCCGAGTTGC